The Humulus lupulus chromosome 3, drHumLupu1.1, whole genome shotgun sequence genome window below encodes:
- the LOC133825835 gene encoding uncharacterized protein LOC133825835, which translates to MMHLQEAIQQQPFCELLIEDEREARQEYKVVYKAYLSFLLQNAKLNWVKEGDTNTAIFHASLRARRARNRIYSITDMEGKWVEKQDQVSHDFLNFYKDLLGSKMAKRKSVFTSLVSHGTILNEQQQRLMVQNYTKEEVKEAIFMCEAVLSFLHLGKLLKELNSSTLTLIPKSKCPESVSDFRPIACCNVLYKVATKMICARMRSVLPVLVAQNQSGFVQGRFIAYNIMVCQDLVRHYGRKNAKVNCMIKLGLRKAYDTIE; encoded by the exons ATGATGCATCTACAAGAGGCAATCCAACAACAACCTTTTTGTGAACTTTTGATTGAAGATGAAAGAGAAGCAAGGCAAGAGTATAAAGTGGTGTATAAGGCCTACCTATCCTTTCTGCTTCAAAATGCTAAATTGAATTGGGTTAAAGAAGGTGATACTAACACTGCCATCTTCCATGCAAGTCTTCGGGCTAGAAGGGCTAGAAATAGAATCTATTCAATAACGGATATGGAAGGGAAGTGGGTGGAGAAACAAGATCAAGTAAGTCATGATTTCTTGAATTTTTATAAAGACCTTCTAGGTTCTAAAATGGCTAAGAGGAAATCGGTATTTACTAGTCTAGTCTCCCATGGTACAATTCTGAATGAGCAACAACAAAGACTAATGGTGCAGAACTATACCAAGGAGGAGGTTAAAGAGGCAATATTTA TGTGTGAAGCTGTGCTATCCTTTTTGCATTTGGGGAAGTTGCTGAAAGAACTCAACTCATCAACACTTACTCTTATTCCTAAGAGTAAATGTCCTGAATCAGTAAGTGACTTTCGCCCCATAGCTTGTTGCAATGTTCTTTATAAAGTTGCTACTAAAATGATTTGTGCAAGAATGAGATCAGTGTTGCCAGTTTTAGTAGCTCAGAATCAAAGTGGTTTTGTGCAGGGGCGATTCATTGCCTATAACATCATGGTCTGTCAGGACTTGGTTAGGCACTATGGAAGAAAGAATGCTAAGGTCAATTGTATGATTAAGCTGGGTTTGAGGAAGGCATATGATACAATTGAATGA